A region of Nocardioides sp. JS614 DNA encodes the following proteins:
- a CDS encoding bacterial proteasome activator family protein — protein MNEQPGQDEQEQQVVIIGPDGHPMGSVPASALEPGESGDEDDERAITDLVEQPAKVMRIGSMIRQLLEEVKAAPLDEASRNRLKEIHQASIKELEAGLAPELVEELDRLTLPFTEDTVPSDGELRIAQAQLVGWLEGLFHGIQTAIYAQQMAARAQFEQIRKALPQAMNPGAGQPRPDGEAPRPGDSGGMYL, from the coding sequence ATGAACGAGCAGCCCGGACAGGACGAGCAGGAGCAGCAGGTCGTGATCATCGGCCCCGACGGCCACCCGATGGGATCGGTCCCGGCGTCCGCGCTCGAGCCCGGCGAGAGCGGGGACGAGGACGACGAGCGGGCGATCACCGACCTGGTCGAGCAGCCGGCGAAGGTGATGCGGATCGGCAGCATGATCCGCCAGCTGCTCGAGGAGGTGAAGGCCGCGCCCCTCGACGAGGCGAGCCGCAACCGGCTCAAGGAGATCCACCAGGCCTCGATCAAGGAGCTCGAGGCCGGGCTCGCGCCGGAGCTGGTGGAGGAGCTGGACCGGCTGACGCTGCCGTTCACCGAGGACACCGTCCCCTCCGACGGGGAGCTGCGGATCGCACAGGCCCAGCTGGTCGGCTGGCTCGAGGGCCTCTTCCACGGCATCCAGACCGCGATCTACGCCCAGCAGATGGCCGCCCGCGCCCAGTTCGAGCAGATCCGGAAGGCGCTGCCGCAGGCCATGAACCCCGGCGCCGGTCAGCCCCGGCCCGACGGCGAGGCGCCGCGCCCGGGCGACTCCGGGGGCATGTACCTGTAG
- a CDS encoding NAD(P)H-quinone oxidoreductase, translated as MRAVIATGAGGPDVLSVAELPDPEPGPGEVLLAVAAAGLNRADLLQRQGFYPPPPGASDVIGMECSGTVAALGEGVEGWAVGDPACALLAGGGYAELVAVPSGQLMPVPDGVDLVTAAALPEVACTVWSNVFMLGGLKPGEAFLVHGGAGGIGTFAIQLAHQLGAQVLTTAGTAEKRAACAALGADVTIDYRDQDFVEVARAATEGRGVDLVLDNMGAKYLDRNLDALATEGRLVIIGMQGGTRAELDINKLLRKRGAIIATTLRARPTEEKSAICASVVEHVWPLVAEGLVRPVVHGTMPLAEAGAAHALMESGEHSGKILLTV; from the coding sequence ATGCGTGCCGTGATCGCCACCGGGGCCGGGGGCCCCGACGTCTTGTCCGTCGCCGAGCTCCCCGACCCCGAGCCCGGTCCCGGCGAGGTCCTGCTCGCGGTCGCGGCCGCGGGCCTCAACCGGGCCGACCTGCTGCAGCGGCAGGGCTTCTACCCGCCACCGCCCGGCGCGTCCGACGTGATCGGCATGGAGTGCAGTGGCACGGTCGCCGCGCTCGGCGAGGGCGTCGAGGGGTGGGCGGTCGGCGACCCGGCGTGCGCCCTGCTCGCCGGGGGCGGGTACGCCGAGCTGGTCGCCGTACCGTCCGGGCAGCTGATGCCGGTGCCCGACGGCGTCGACCTGGTGACCGCCGCCGCGCTGCCCGAGGTGGCCTGCACGGTGTGGTCGAACGTGTTCATGCTCGGCGGCCTCAAGCCCGGCGAGGCGTTCTTGGTGCACGGCGGCGCCGGCGGCATCGGGACGTTCGCGATCCAGCTCGCGCACCAGCTCGGCGCGCAGGTCCTCACGACGGCCGGCACCGCCGAGAAGCGCGCCGCGTGCGCGGCCCTCGGTGCCGACGTCACGATCGACTACCGCGACCAGGACTTCGTCGAAGTGGCTCGGGCCGCGACCGAGGGGCGGGGCGTGGACCTGGTCCTCGACAACATGGGCGCGAAGTACCTCGACCGCAACCTGGACGCCCTGGCCACCGAGGGCCGGCTGGTGATCATCGGGATGCAGGGCGGCACCCGGGCCGAGCTCGACATCAACAAGCTGCTGCGCAAGCGCGGGGCGATCATCGCCACCACCCTGCGGGCCCGCCCCACCGAGGAGAAGTCGGCGATCTGCGCCTCCGTCGTCGAGCACGTGTGGCCGCTGGTGGCCGAGGGTCTCGTCCGGCCGGTCGTGCACGGCACCATGCCGTTGGCCGAGGCCGGCGCCGCCCACGCGCTGATGGAGTCCGGCGAGCACAGCGGGAAGATCCTGCTCACCGTCTGA
- a CDS encoding DUF6457 domain-containing protein — MNLHDWIDELSDVLDVDTELDEALVLDLARAAAHNVARPAAPITTFLLGFAAGSQDADPDAVEALAAKAQALADGWDRPANAPDPDDINDPVPDDSVVDHTGDVFEDENAGADEEE, encoded by the coding sequence GTGAACCTCCACGACTGGATCGACGAGCTGAGCGACGTGCTCGATGTGGACACCGAGCTGGACGAGGCGCTCGTGCTCGACCTGGCCCGCGCCGCCGCCCACAACGTCGCGCGGCCGGCAGCGCCGATCACGACGTTCCTCCTCGGGTTCGCCGCCGGGTCGCAGGACGCCGACCCCGACGCCGTGGAGGCCCTCGCGGCGAAGGCGCAGGCCCTCGCCGACGGATGGGACCGTCCGGCGAACGCTCCCGACCCCGACGACATCAACGACCCGGTCCCCGACGACAGCGTCGTGGACCACACCGGCGACGTCTTCGAGGACGAGAACGCCGGGGCCGACGAGGAGGAGTGA
- the mobA gene encoding molybdenum cofactor guanylyltransferase — MDLPPGTTGFCAVVLAGGRAARLDGADKASVEYLGRTLLEHAIEALLDASEVVVVGDPVPTTRPVTFTRESPRYGGPVAGLLTGRDALVRTPRTLGVLAVDMPRVTSWTFRRLHEAAIGHDGAFLTDQDGHRQPAGVLDPAGLDRVRPDHEGQHGMALRRLLGELDLVDVPPEGDEGRDVDTWTDLRDLGRDPDRDPGRDLGGDL; from the coding sequence ATGGACCTCCCCCCGGGCACCACGGGCTTCTGCGCGGTCGTCCTCGCCGGGGGCCGCGCCGCGCGCCTGGACGGCGCGGACAAGGCGTCGGTCGAGTACCTCGGCCGGACCCTGCTCGAGCACGCGATCGAGGCGCTCCTGGACGCCTCGGAGGTGGTGGTCGTCGGCGACCCGGTGCCGACCACCCGGCCGGTCACCTTCACCCGGGAGAGCCCGCGGTACGGCGGCCCGGTCGCGGGACTGCTCACCGGCCGCGACGCCCTGGTCCGCACGCCGCGCACGCTCGGCGTGCTCGCCGTGGACATGCCCCGCGTGACCTCGTGGACGTTCCGCCGACTGCACGAGGCGGCGATCGGGCACGACGGGGCGTTCCTCACCGACCAGGACGGGCACCGGCAGCCCGCCGGGGTCCTGGACCCGGCCGGTCTCGACCGGGTCCGCCCCGACCACGAGGGCCAGCACGGCATGGCCCTGCGCCGGCTGCTGGGCGAGCTGGACCTCGTCGACGTGCCGCCCGAGGGCGACGAGGGACGCGACGTCGACACCTGGACCGACCTGCGTGACCTGGGCCGTGACCCGGACCGTGACCCGGGCCGTGACCTGGGGGGCGACCTGTGA
- a CDS encoding carbon-nitrogen hydrolase family protein → MPPVTPAPRLRITLVQHASGLEPEANRRLLGELTPAGSDLVVFPEAFARDFGDAGSDVSAYAESLDGPFATEVARVAADRGTTVVAGLFEAGEDPTRPFNTLVLRGAAEASYRKVHLYDSFGYRESDRLTAGPTGPAVVVEVGGFRVGLMTCYDLRFPELARTLVDAGAQLLVVPSAWVAGPRKVDHWRTLVRARAIENTVFVAAVGQPGPRYTGHSMVVDPLGDVLVEAGDEAAVVTATVDLEALAAARRTNPSLANRRL, encoded by the coding sequence GTGCCCCCTGTCACCCCGGCTCCGCGCCTCCGGATCACCCTCGTCCAGCACGCCTCCGGCCTCGAGCCCGAGGCGAACCGCCGGCTGTTGGGCGAGCTGACCCCGGCCGGGTCCGACCTCGTGGTCTTCCCCGAGGCGTTCGCCCGCGACTTCGGGGACGCGGGCTCCGACGTGAGCGCGTACGCCGAGTCCCTCGACGGGCCGTTCGCGACCGAGGTGGCGCGGGTGGCCGCCGACCGCGGGACCACGGTCGTCGCCGGCCTGTTCGAGGCGGGGGAGGATCCCACGCGGCCGTTCAACACCCTGGTGCTGCGCGGTGCCGCGGAGGCGTCGTACCGCAAGGTCCACCTCTACGACTCCTTCGGCTACCGCGAGTCCGACCGGCTCACCGCGGGGCCGACCGGCCCGGCGGTGGTGGTCGAGGTCGGCGGGTTCCGGGTGGGGCTGATGACCTGCTACGACCTGCGCTTCCCCGAGCTGGCGCGGACCCTGGTCGACGCCGGGGCGCAGCTGCTCGTCGTGCCGTCCGCCTGGGTGGCCGGGCCGCGGAAGGTCGACCACTGGCGCACCCTGGTGCGCGCCCGCGCCATCGAGAACACCGTGTTCGTGGCCGCCGTGGGCCAGCCCGGACCGCGCTACACGGGGCACTCGATGGTCGTCGACCCGCTCGGGGACGTGCTGGTCGAGGCCGGCGACGAGGCTGCGGTCGTGACCGCGACGGTCGATCTCGAGGCGCTCGCCGCGGCCCGCCGGACCAACCCGTCCCTGGCCAACCGGCGTCTGTAA
- a CDS encoding biotin/lipoyl-binding carrier protein — protein MAREQVTEVVAEMVANVLSVAVAPGDPVEAGDTVVLLESMKMEIPVLLEASGTVRAVKVAPGDVVQEGDVLVEIVRS, from the coding sequence ATGGCGCGTGAGCAGGTGACCGAGGTCGTGGCGGAGATGGTGGCCAACGTGTTGAGCGTCGCCGTGGCTCCCGGTGACCCGGTCGAGGCGGGGGACACCGTCGTGCTGCTGGAGTCGATGAAGATGGAGATCCCGGTACTGCTCGAGGCGTCCGGCACCGTGCGGGCGGTCAAGGTCGCCCCGGGCGACGTGGTCCAGGAGGGCGACGTGCTCGTGGAGATCGTGCGCTCCTGA
- a CDS encoding helix-turn-helix transcriptional regulator, producing MVEKVGVGLGPRNRIPEMRRQEALDAAAILQMRRSELAARLARGEDCQARVVARTLAGINEWMREDCLGWRDLLSVRPSGTLPQLRVSVPHNRSLVATGLQMVSLLDHDGCVPAARIFLANEEPGYYRFGVGPVQMKIVDRRYVLLQGPFVDDESTLMAVTAPDCLAAAWQYWHASMASSFPAEEEAAGGLAALTPRQRQVVVLLADDTRDAAIAETLDVSVRTVRSDIAELMERLGVRSRFAAGVRVKELLREQ from the coding sequence ATGGTCGAGAAGGTCGGGGTCGGTCTCGGGCCGCGCAACCGGATCCCGGAGATGCGTCGGCAGGAGGCCCTGGACGCTGCCGCGATCCTTCAGATGCGTCGGAGCGAGCTCGCGGCGCGGCTCGCACGCGGGGAGGACTGCCAGGCCCGCGTGGTCGCCCGCACGCTTGCCGGGATCAACGAGTGGATGCGCGAGGACTGCCTCGGCTGGCGGGACCTGCTCTCGGTGCGTCCCTCGGGGACCCTGCCGCAGCTGAGGGTGAGCGTGCCCCACAACCGGTCGCTGGTCGCGACGGGGCTTCAGATGGTCAGTCTGCTCGACCACGACGGCTGCGTCCCGGCGGCCCGCATCTTCCTGGCCAACGAGGAGCCGGGCTATTACCGGTTCGGCGTCGGCCCGGTCCAGATGAAGATCGTCGACCGGCGCTACGTGCTGCTCCAGGGGCCGTTCGTCGACGACGAGTCAACGCTGATGGCCGTCACGGCGCCGGACTGCCTGGCTGCCGCGTGGCAGTACTGGCACGCCTCGATGGCCTCCTCGTTCCCGGCCGAGGAAGAGGCCGCCGGCGGCTTGGCCGCGCTCACCCCGCGTCAGCGTCAGGTCGTGGTCCTGCTGGCCGACGACACCCGGGACGCGGCGATCGCGGAGACCCTTGATGTCAGTGTTCGGACCGTGCGCTCGGACATCGCCGAGCTGATGGAGCGCCTAGGCGTGCGCTCCCGCTTCGCGGCGGGCGTGCGCGTCAAGGAGCTGCTCCGGGAGCAGTAG
- a CDS encoding LuxR family transcriptional regulator yields METYGPEERALFEGAGTALYEELVTAGGLPAEDSRLTPGGQLYPALELLRTLGLTRLSSDSARWEAQDPGVVQSRVVSPLGQEGARLLKESSSWASAFGTLTQAWRKAPGSVATGPFTYLPADEIDPFLAALVAECEEEMLTAQPQAIHSTKVLPHVVLRDTALLERGARIRTLYQHSARRNTITRQYVAQVTERGSEVRTLDEFFNRMIVVDRRVAVIPSNETHRVALAVREPSVVAYLVDIFERSWERGRPFTSREASVMRDIASEQRSMTLRMLIEGHSDPVSAKRLGVSPRTYAGYISDLKEEFEAETRFQLGYKIGRLGITGRDDEDDEEEVPEA; encoded by the coding sequence GTGGAGACCTACGGTCCGGAGGAGCGTGCCCTGTTCGAGGGCGCCGGAACCGCCCTCTACGAAGAACTCGTCACCGCTGGGGGCCTTCCCGCCGAGGACAGCCGCCTGACCCCAGGCGGGCAGTTGTACCCGGCCCTCGAGCTGTTGCGCACCCTGGGCCTGACGAGGCTGAGCTCGGACAGCGCACGCTGGGAGGCTCAGGACCCCGGTGTCGTGCAGTCGAGGGTCGTCTCGCCCCTCGGCCAGGAGGGCGCTCGACTGCTCAAGGAGTCCTCGAGCTGGGCATCCGCCTTCGGCACCCTCACGCAGGCGTGGCGCAAGGCACCGGGCTCGGTCGCCACAGGCCCCTTCACCTACCTTCCAGCAGACGAGATCGATCCGTTCCTCGCAGCTCTCGTCGCGGAGTGCGAGGAGGAGATGCTCACCGCTCAGCCGCAGGCCATCCACTCGACCAAGGTGTTGCCGCACGTCGTGCTGCGCGACACCGCGTTGCTCGAGCGCGGTGCCCGGATCCGCACGCTCTACCAGCACAGCGCCCGCCGCAACACGATCACCCGTCAGTACGTCGCCCAGGTGACCGAGCGCGGGAGCGAGGTGCGCACCCTCGACGAGTTCTTCAACCGGATGATCGTCGTTGATCGCCGAGTGGCCGTCATCCCGAGCAACGAGACCCACCGGGTCGCGCTCGCCGTTCGCGAGCCGTCGGTCGTCGCGTACCTCGTGGACATCTTCGAGCGCTCTTGGGAACGAGGCAGGCCGTTCACCAGCCGCGAGGCGTCGGTCATGCGCGACATCGCATCCGAGCAGCGCTCGATGACATTGCGGATGCTGATCGAGGGCCACTCCGACCCGGTCTCGGCGAAGCGGCTCGGGGTGAGCCCCCGGACGTACGCCGGGTACATCTCCGACCTCAAGGAGGAGTTCGAGGCGGAGACCCGGTTCCAGCTCGGCTACAAGATCGGCCGCCTCGGCATCACCGGACGAGACGACGAGGACGACGAAGAGGAAGTGCCCGAGGCCTGA
- a CDS encoding phosphoenolpyruvate carboxykinase (GTP) → MTADTQAPISTPTSDLSGRPSTHPGILEFVSEVAALTQPDRIHWCTGSDEEWTVLTDALVSTGTFTPLNPDLKPNSFHAASDPMDVARVEGRTFICSVDERDAGPTNNWMDPQEMKAIMRDLYAGCMRGRTMYVIPFVMGHLDAEQPMFGIEITDSAYVTASMRVMARMGSNVLERMEELEAEFVPALHSVGHPLEPGEADVVWPCNDTKYIVQFPEEHAIWSYGSGYGGNALLGKKCYALRIASVMARDEGWLAEHMLILKLTSPQGVVKYVAAAFPSACGKTNLAMLRPTIPGWKVETLGDDIAWMRVGEDGRLWAVNPEYGFFGVAPGTNEHTNPNAMTTINKGNSVFTNVALTEDGDVWWEGLENPPARATSWTGQPWTPESEEPSSHPNSRYCTPIKQCDILAAEYDDPRGVPIDAILFGGRRETTVPLVFEARDWTHGTFLGATLSSETTAAAVGAVGVVRRDPMAMLPFIGYNAGDYFNHWITVGKDNDEALLPRIFYVNWFRRDADGGFLWPGFGENSRVLKWVVERIDGQAAAVETPIGYVPTPESLDTDGLDLSAEDLAAALAVDPEEWRAEVPQIQEWFEKFGEDLPAVLWTELDGLRARLGS, encoded by the coding sequence ATGACCGCCGACACACAGGCTCCGATCAGCACGCCCACGTCCGACCTGTCGGGTCGGCCGAGCACCCATCCGGGCATCCTCGAGTTCGTCTCCGAGGTCGCCGCCCTGACCCAACCGGACCGGATCCACTGGTGCACCGGCTCGGACGAGGAGTGGACCGTCCTCACCGACGCCCTGGTGTCGACCGGGACCTTCACCCCCCTGAACCCGGATCTCAAGCCGAACTCCTTCCACGCCGCCTCCGACCCGATGGACGTCGCGCGCGTCGAGGGCCGCACCTTCATCTGCTCGGTCGACGAGCGGGACGCGGGGCCCACCAACAACTGGATGGACCCGCAGGAGATGAAGGCGATCATGCGCGACCTCTACGCCGGCTGCATGCGCGGCCGGACGATGTACGTGATCCCGTTCGTCATGGGCCACCTGGACGCCGAGCAGCCGATGTTCGGCATCGAGATCACCGACTCCGCCTACGTCACCGCCTCGATGCGGGTGATGGCCCGGATGGGCAGCAACGTGCTGGAGCGGATGGAGGAGCTCGAGGCCGAGTTCGTGCCGGCGCTGCACTCGGTCGGCCACCCGCTCGAGCCGGGCGAGGCGGACGTCGTGTGGCCGTGCAACGACACCAAGTACATCGTGCAGTTCCCCGAGGAGCATGCGATCTGGTCCTACGGCTCCGGCTACGGCGGCAACGCGCTGCTGGGCAAGAAGTGCTATGCGCTGCGCATCGCGAGCGTGATGGCCCGCGACGAGGGCTGGCTCGCCGAGCACATGCTGATCCTCAAGCTCACCTCGCCGCAGGGCGTCGTGAAGTACGTCGCCGCCGCGTTCCCGAGCGCCTGCGGCAAGACGAACCTCGCGATGCTCCGGCCGACGATCCCCGGCTGGAAGGTCGAGACCCTCGGCGACGACATCGCCTGGATGCGCGTCGGCGAGGACGGCCGGTTGTGGGCGGTCAACCCGGAGTATGGCTTCTTCGGGGTCGCGCCCGGCACCAACGAGCACACCAACCCCAACGCGATGACGACCATCAACAAGGGCAACTCGGTGTTCACCAACGTCGCGCTGACCGAGGACGGCGACGTCTGGTGGGAGGGTCTGGAGAACCCGCCGGCCCGCGCCACGTCCTGGACGGGCCAGCCCTGGACCCCGGAGTCCGAGGAGCCGTCCAGCCACCCCAACAGCCGCTACTGCACCCCGATCAAGCAGTGCGACATCCTCGCCGCGGAGTACGACGACCCGCGCGGCGTACCGATCGACGCGATCCTGTTCGGTGGGCGCCGCGAGACCACCGTGCCGCTGGTCTTCGAGGCCCGGGACTGGACGCACGGGACCTTCCTCGGCGCCACGCTCTCCTCCGAGACGACGGCGGCGGCCGTCGGCGCGGTGGGCGTGGTGCGCCGCGACCCGATGGCGATGCTGCCGTTCATCGGCTACAACGCCGGCGACTACTTCAACCACTGGATCACGGTCGGGAAGGACAACGACGAGGCCTTGCTCCCGCGGATCTTCTACGTGAACTGGTTCCGTCGCGACGCTGACGGCGGCTTCCTATGGCCGGGCTTCGGCGAGAACAGCCGGGTCCTGAAGTGGGTCGTCGAGCGGATCGACGGCCAGGCGGCCGCCGTGGAGACCCCGATCGGCTACGTCCCGACGCCGGAGTCCCTCGACACCGATGGCCTCGACCTCTCAGCCGAGGACCTGGCCGCGGCGCTCGCCGTCGACCCGGAGGAGTGGAGGGCGGAGGTCCCGCAGATCCAGGAGTGGTTCGAGAAGTTCGGCGAGGACCTCCCGGCCGTGCTCTGGACCGAGCTGGACGGCCTGCGCGCTCGCCTCGGCTCCTGA
- a CDS encoding sensor histidine kinase, with product MDEPADPPPSRRSGCSVGQVRMDGRESMQHQGSVARLLAPVNVHLAVVVVVLAMLGIFGLMSSAHTVDRLTQETTPIAADNAAVQRDMLILQSSTHAWVQSGQRVVLTPYRIAEARLEARMERLEEYAEPGSDLDAAVDQQAEAVARWRAYSDARIARPGGMETYDSREFMDAKMLFDRFGLAHAATTAAFDREIDAAQHAARVVLTGTVAAMVVVGLTGLAILQYTRRRLLRALELPLRNLESVAHRLAENDTSARAEPVGPREVQAVTQALNTLAAAHERAVAVEERLRADQQALDSAKDDFVSNVSHELRTPLTTLNGYLEMVHDEFEGRLSPRHQKMMDTSQRNVDRLKTLIEDLLTLSRSETKEPARDVVDGRELVAEVVDDLRVTAAQRAIRIAVHDELDDVPWIVGDRSQLLRALLNVVGNAVKFSHQCGLVEVGMARQANWLTIEISDHGLGIPEDEIGRIGSRFFRGSNAISQAIGGTGLGLRITQSIIDAHDGEIQIRSRQGAGTTVTVRLRALSTATDAEPPAASAEPCPQP from the coding sequence TTGGACGAACCGGCCGATCCGCCGCCCTCGCGCCGGTCAGGATGTTCTGTCGGGCAAGTGCGGATGGACGGACGGGAGAGCATGCAGCACCAGGGCTCGGTGGCGAGGCTCCTCGCTCCGGTGAATGTGCACCTCGCGGTCGTGGTCGTGGTCCTGGCGATGCTGGGCATCTTCGGGCTCATGTCCTCTGCCCACACGGTCGACCGGCTGACCCAGGAGACCACGCCGATCGCCGCCGACAACGCCGCCGTGCAGAGGGACATGCTGATCCTCCAGTCGAGCACCCATGCCTGGGTGCAGAGCGGGCAGCGGGTGGTGCTGACGCCCTACCGGATCGCCGAGGCGCGCCTCGAGGCACGCATGGAGAGGCTCGAGGAGTACGCCGAGCCCGGATCGGACCTCGACGCTGCGGTGGACCAGCAGGCCGAGGCGGTCGCCAGGTGGCGCGCCTACTCCGACGCGCGGATCGCCCGGCCGGGCGGCATGGAGACCTACGACTCACGCGAGTTCATGGACGCCAAGATGCTCTTCGACCGCTTCGGACTCGCCCACGCTGCGACCACGGCCGCCTTCGATCGGGAGATCGACGCCGCCCAACACGCCGCCCGGGTCGTGCTGACAGGTACGGTCGCGGCGATGGTGGTCGTCGGTCTCACCGGGCTGGCCATCCTGCAGTACACCCGCCGGCGCCTCCTCCGGGCCCTCGAGCTCCCGCTCCGCAACCTCGAGAGCGTGGCGCACCGGCTCGCCGAGAACGACACCTCGGCTCGGGCGGAGCCGGTCGGTCCGCGCGAGGTGCAGGCGGTCACGCAGGCTCTCAACACGCTCGCCGCCGCCCACGAACGCGCTGTCGCGGTGGAGGAGCGCCTGCGGGCCGACCAGCAGGCGCTGGACTCGGCCAAGGACGATTTCGTCTCCAACGTGTCCCACGAGTTGCGAACGCCCTTGACCACCCTCAACGGCTACCTGGAGATGGTGCACGACGAGTTCGAAGGACGGCTCTCGCCACGGCACCAGAAGATGATGGACACGAGCCAGCGCAACGTCGACAGGCTGAAGACCCTGATCGAGGATCTGTTGACCTTGTCTCGCAGCGAGACGAAGGAACCGGCGCGTGACGTCGTCGACGGGCGAGAGCTCGTTGCGGAGGTGGTCGACGACCTCCGGGTGACCGCGGCCCAACGAGCCATCAGGATCGCCGTGCACGACGAGCTCGACGACGTACCGTGGATCGTCGGTGACCGATCACAGCTCCTCCGAGCGCTGCTCAACGTCGTGGGCAACGCCGTGAAGTTCAGTCATCAGTGCGGTCTGGTCGAAGTGGGCATGGCCCGGCAGGCGAACTGGCTGACGATCGAGATCAGCGACCACGGCCTCGGCATCCCCGAGGATGAGATCGGACGAATCGGAAGCAGGTTCTTCCGCGGCTCCAATGCGATCAGCCAGGCGATAGGCGGCACCGGGCTCGGCCTTCGGATCACCCAGAGCATCATCGACGCACACGACGGCGAGATCCAGATCCGGTCCCGGCAAGGGGCCGGTACGACGGTGACCGTTCGGCTGAGAGCCCTCTCCACCGCGACGGACGCCGAACCACCGGCTGCGTCGGCGGAGCCCTGCCCCCAACCCTGA
- a CDS encoding PstS family phosphate ABC transporter substrate-binding protein, producing MRPRHSLLAAMAGVAITLAACGGSAEQDTDAASTGVVIVDGSSTVYPMSEAAYQLMSGEYPDIHVSVTASGTGGGFAKFCVGETHISNASRPIDPDETKLCEENGVAYTELQVGIDALTVVVHPRLGVDCLTTDQLVELWRPGADVARWNDLDPSFPDQKVVLFGPGTDSGTYDYLADVIGDPSEATRDDYESSEDDNVLVQGVAGTPGATGYFGYTYYEEYADALKAVAIDDGNGCVAPSARTAGTGKYTPLSRPLFIYVNDRSYAENTAVKRYTDFYIANLSTIAHAAQFIDLNEAQNAETREALEGMRG from the coding sequence GTGAGGCCACGCCACTCCCTCTTGGCCGCGATGGCAGGGGTCGCCATCACACTGGCGGCCTGCGGAGGCAGCGCCGAACAGGACACGGACGCTGCGTCGACCGGGGTCGTGATCGTCGACGGCTCGTCCACCGTCTACCCGATGAGCGAGGCCGCCTACCAGCTGATGAGCGGGGAGTACCCCGACATCCACGTGAGCGTCACGGCGTCGGGCACCGGAGGCGGCTTCGCGAAGTTCTGCGTCGGCGAGACCCATATCTCCAATGCGTCGCGACCGATCGACCCGGACGAAACGAAGCTCTGCGAGGAGAACGGTGTTGCGTACACCGAGCTCCAGGTCGGGATCGATGCGTTGACTGTCGTCGTCCACCCGCGGCTCGGCGTGGACTGCCTCACGACCGACCAGCTGGTCGAGCTCTGGCGACCGGGAGCGGACGTCGCTCGCTGGAACGACCTCGACCCGAGTTTTCCGGACCAGAAGGTGGTCCTGTTCGGCCCCGGCACGGACTCCGGCACCTACGACTACCTAGCGGACGTCATCGGGGACCCCTCGGAGGCGACCCGAGACGACTACGAGTCCTCCGAGGACGACAACGTCCTGGTCCAGGGTGTCGCCGGTACCCCGGGTGCCACGGGCTACTTCGGGTACACCTACTACGAGGAGTACGCCGATGCGCTCAAGGCGGTCGCCATCGACGACGGGAACGGCTGCGTCGCACCCTCGGCCAGGACGGCCGGCACCGGCAAGTACACACCGCTGTCGCGCCCGCTCTTCATCTACGTCAACGATCGGTCCTATGCCGAGAACACCGCGGTGAAGCGCTACACGGACTTCTACATCGCGAACCTCAGCACGATCGCTCACGCGGCTCAGTTCATCGACCTGAACGAAGCCCAAAACGCCGAGACCCGCGAGGCCCTGGAGGGCATGCGCGGTTGA